In the genome of Streptomyces sp. Q6, the window GTCCTTGTCCGGGTCGGCGGCCAGGAGCAGCATCTGCGCGGTGATCTTGTTGGCGATGTCGTCGTCGACCTGCTGGCCGAGGAAGATGATCCGCTCGCCGAGCAGCCGGTTGTAGACATGGTCGCCGAGGCCACCGCCGATGGACGGCTCTCCGGCGGCGGAAGGCATCTGAATCGTCACGTATCCACCTGCTCGTCTCTGACGGCTACGCGCCGTCTCGCGTCTCTAACTGAGGCCGGGGCCCTCGCTCGGGGACTCCCCTGCCCTCGTATTCATGGACCCTAACGCGCGGGTCCCTCAGGAGAATCCCGCAGAAGGAACTGTTCGCTGTGAGCGCAGGGTGCGCGGCACGGGGCGCGCACAGCGGCGCGAGCGGCCAGGACGGCGCGAAGGCCCCCGGGACCGGGGTCCCGGGGGCCTTCGCGAGGCGCTACGGAGATCAGGCCTCCGTCGACTCCTCGGTCTCCGCGGACTTCTCCGCCTGCTCCTCAGCGGCAGGGGTCTCGTCCTCGTCGTCCTCGAGGTCGACGATCTCGCCGTTGGTGTCCTTGACGGTGGCGGCCTCGACGACCACGGCAAGGGCCTTGCCGCGGGCGACCTCGCCGACCAGCATCGGGACCTGGCCGCCCTCGACGACCGCCTGGGCGAACTGGTCGGGGGACATGCCGGAGGAAGCGGCGCGACGCATGAGGTGCTCGGTGAGCTCCTCCTGGTTCACGTTCAGCTTCTCCTTGTTGACGAGCTCGTCGAGGACGAACTGCGTCTTGATGCCCTTGACGGCCTGCTCGCGCGTCTCGGCGTCGAACTCCTCGACCGTCTTGCCCTGGATCTCGAGGTACTTCTCGATGTCCAGGCCCATCTGGCCGAGCTGGTGGTGCTCCAGGTTGTGCTTGCGGGTCTGGACCTCGTCCTCGAGCAGCTTCTCGGGAACGGGGACCTCGACCAGCTCGAGCAGCTTCTCCAGGACGCGCTCCTGGGCCTGCGTGGCCTGGTCGTACTGCTTCATGTTCTCGAGGCGCTTGCGGCTGTCGGCCTTCAGCTCGTCGAGGGTGTCGAACTCGGAGGCGAGCTGGGCGAACTCGTCGTCCAGGGCCGGGAGTTCACGGGCGGCGACCTGGGTGACCTTGACGGTGACCTCGGCCTCCTTGCCCTCGGCCGAGCCGCCCTTCAGCTCGGAGGTGAAGGTGGCCTCGCCACCGGCCTCCAGGCCCTTCACGGCCTCGTCGATGCCGTCGAGGAGCTCACCGGAGCCGATGGTGTAGGAGACGCCGGACGCGACGCCGTCCTCCAGGACCTCGCCCTCGACCTTGGCCTCCAGGTCGATCGTCACGACGTCGCCGTCCTCGGCGGCACGCTCGACGGGGGAGGTCGAGGCGAAGCGGTCGCGCAGCTGCTCGACCGACTTCTCGACGTCCTCGTCGCTGACCTCGACGGCGTCCACCTCGACCTCGATGCCGGAGTAGTCCGGGATCTCGATGGCCGGGCGGATGTCGACCTCGGCGGTGAAGTTCAGCGTCTCGCCGTCCTTCAGCTCCGTGATGTCGACCTCGGGCTGGCCGAGGACGTTGAGCTCCGCCTCGTTGACGGCCTCGGTGTAGAACTTCGGAAGCGCGTCGTTGACGGCCTCTTCCAGCACCGCACCGCGGCCGAAGCGCTGGTCGATGACGCGGGCCGGGATCTTGCCCTTGCGGAAGCCCTTCACCGTGACCTGCTGGTTGATCTTCTTGTACGCCGCGTCGAGGCTGTCCTTGAGCTCCTCGAAGGGCACCTCGATGCTGAGCCGAACCCGGGTCGGGTTCAGGGTCTCCACGGCGCTCTTCACGGTTCGGTCTCCTTGGGGGCTGACTTCTTGGGTTCTGCCCGGCAGAGAGACACACGGGCATGCAGCTTGCATAGTAACGGCACGCCGCAGCACACCCACAATGCGATCTTGGTTCCCGGTTCGGTGAAGAGGCCCGGAGGCGGTCGGCGGCTGCTCGCCGCGACGACAACGCTGGTCGGGGTGGCGGGATTTGAACCCACGGCCTTCCGCTCCCAAAGCGGACGCGCTACCAAGCTGCGCCACACCCCGTCGGTGCGACACGTAGGGTACATGCCCGCAGGCGGTGCGGCCCCCGCATTGCGGGGCCCTCGACGGGGCGCGGCAATGGGGTGTGCGAAGCGGCCCCGGGACCGGCTACGATGCCTGCGTGCCGTGGTCCCCGAGCTGCGGCGCGGTACGTGCGGGCGTAGCTCAATGGTAGAGCCCTAGTCTTCCAAACTAGCTACGCGGGTTCGATTCCCGTCGCCCGCTCCATAGAGCTCAGGGCCAGGTCAGAGGAAGTTTCCTCGATCTGGCCCTGAGTGTTTTCCGGGGCGGACGGCGATGCCGTCAGTGCTGGTCCGTGAGGACGGCGTGGGGGTCGATGCTGCGGCCGACCAGAGCGTGGGCGGTGTCCAGGAGACGCCCGCCGTTGTGGCGGCTGTAGACGCGCAGGGCGGCGAGGGCGTCGGCGAGCGGCAGGTCGCCGTACTCGGCCAGCATGCCCTGGGCGATCTCCACCGTGGACTTGGCCGCGAGGGCGGCCTCGACCTGGCGCAGGACGTCGGTGGGCCGCGCGGACTCGGGGCTCCACTGGTACAGGGCGATGGCCCCGACGTCCGCGAGGGCCTGCGCCACCCGGAGCTCGGCGGGCGAGCGGCCGCCGGGCCGGGCGCAGAGCAGGTTGATCGCGCCGATCGTCTGGTGGTTGACGCGCAGCGGCAGGGCGTGGGTCGCGCGGAAGCCGGACCGCACGGCGAGCGGTGCCATCCGGGGCCAGCGCCCCTCGCTGGACGTGAGGTCGGGGACGTCGACGGCGGTGTCGCTGCGGTAGCAGTCGAGGCAGGGGCCCTCGCCGGCCTGGAGCTCGAACAGCTCGTGCAGGCCCGTGCCCTCGTCGGTGACGGCGACGGTGCGCAGGGTGCCGCGGAGGGTGGCCACCATCACCCCGGCCGCGTCCGCGCCACTGAACTCCAGGACCCGGCCGACCAGCCGGTCGAGGAGGACCACGGGATCGACGTCTCTGGCGAGGCTGTCGGCAAGCTCGACGAATGCCTCGGCGAGCTGCTCATCGCGGTCCATGCCTGTCACCGTCTCTCGTCCTGAGTGCTGCGCGTGCTCCATACGTCCGGTCACTGTTCCTGATCGTCCTCGGGGCGAAAGCGCAGCGAACGTGCCACGACGTCGCGCGCCACTTCCGTCACGCTGCGGCCCTGGGCGAAGGCCCGCGCCCGCAGTCTGTCCAGCGCCTGCTCCGCACTGCCGGAGAGCTGGATCATCACCATGCCCACAGCCTGGTGGACTTCCGCATGATCGGCTTCGGCCGCCTCCACCCATGACGCTACGCCCTCGTCGCCCTCACCCCAGGGGATGCCGTTCCGGGTCGGCAGCTTGAGGACGGCGAAGGTGATCGCGTCCCGCAGCAGCAGCGCGGCGTGCGTGTCCCGCTCGGACAGCGGTCCGGCGTTCCTGCTGTACAGGTCGAGGGTGCCGATCGTGAGGCCGCCGGCGCCGAGCGGCAGCGAGAAGACGGCCCGCACGCCGAGGTCCACGGCCTGGTGGGCGAAGACCGGCCAGCGCCGGGCGTCCGGGCCGCCGGCCAGGTCGTCGGCCAGCACCGGCGCGGCCAGGATCGACGCGATCCGGCACGGCCCGTCGCCGAGGGTGTACTGGGCCTCCGCCAGGCGTGCCGCGATGTCGTCGCTGGCGTACCACAGGGCGTGGGTCATCCCGCCCGTGGACAGGGAGACGGAGGCGCCGCTCACGGGCAGCAGCTCGGTGCAGGCCCGGCACAGGGCCGCGGGTGCCTCCTCGGCGCTCACCGCCTGCTGGGTCACCGCCCTCAGCGCGTCCGCGAGGTGGCGGATGCGCGCCTCTTCGGGCCCTCCGTCCGGGGACTGCTCGGCCTGCATCGCTGCCACCTCCCGCCGGTCCCGCGCCGCCGTTCCACATGATCCACGGTCGTCCCGCGCACGGCGCACGGCGCCGCGTCCGCGGCGCCGGAACACGTCCCGGGGTGGCGAGAACGTCTCGCTCCGCCGGATCGGGTGAAGTCGGCAGAAGTCGCGAGAACCGGTGGGCAAACTACCGACGCGCCACGAAGCGGCCTCTTCTCCGATCGAGTTGACCGGGATCGTGGTCGGTGTCGACATCGAGGACTGGATACGCGGCGCTCCCGGGCTTCCCGCGCTCTGCTCACGGATGGCCGCGGCGGTCAGGGAAGCGGTGACATCCGGTCCGGCGTCGTGACGGACCGCGGGCATGGTCGGCCGGGCCGGGGGCTTTCCGCTGTCCCCCCGGCCTCGGATCTCAGAATTTGATCGCGCTGATGCTGTCCGCGACAGAGTTGAGGAAGTTGTTGATCGCGGGCGCCATTCCGGTCGAGGCCAGGAAGAAGCCGAAGAGCACCGCCACTATGGCGGGCCCCGCCTTGATCGATCCGCCGCGCATCAGCACCACGAGGACGATCGCCAACAACAGCACCACTGACAGCGAAATGGCCACACTGATCACACCCTAGGTCGGTCCGCTCTCCCGGCCCGGGGGGCACAGCCCCGCACACCCCCCGCCAGAACCATCGTGCCACCAACACGGCCTCCGTATGCGGTCGGTGACGCATCGTCGGCCACGCGTGCGCGAGGGCGCGAGGCCCGCGCACCCTTGGGGCGCATGAGCCGCGCACGTCGGCGGGGGCGCGGGGGCGTCCGGGACCGCACGGAATTCGGCTTGATCGTTTCTATCGGCGCACATGCGGCCCACACGTGCCCCTCGCATGCCCCACGCATGCCACCCGCGGTTTTCCCGCGGTTTCTCCTTGAGTGCGACACAGCGAATTCACGAGAATTCGGCGGCTTATTCACGCCGCCCACGATCGCGACCAATCGGGCATCTCTC includes:
- the tig gene encoding trigger factor; this translates as MKSAVETLNPTRVRLSIEVPFEELKDSLDAAYKKINQQVTVKGFRKGKIPARVIDQRFGRGAVLEEAVNDALPKFYTEAVNEAELNVLGQPEVDITELKDGETLNFTAEVDIRPAIEIPDYSGIEVEVDAVEVSDEDVEKSVEQLRDRFASTSPVERAAEDGDVVTIDLEAKVEGEVLEDGVASGVSYTIGSGELLDGIDEAVKGLEAGGEATFTSELKGGSAEGKEAEVTVKVTQVAARELPALDDEFAQLASEFDTLDELKADSRKRLENMKQYDQATQAQERVLEKLLELVEVPVPEKLLEDEVQTRKHNLEHHQLGQMGLDIEKYLEIQGKTVEEFDAETREQAVKGIKTQFVLDELVNKEKLNVNQEELTEHLMRRAASSGMSPDQFAQAVVEGGQVPMLVGEVARGKALAVVVEAATVKDTNGEIVDLEDDEDETPAAEEQAEKSAETEESTEA
- a CDS encoding GAF and ANTAR domain-containing protein encodes the protein MQAEQSPDGGPEEARIRHLADALRAVTQQAVSAEEAPAALCRACTELLPVSGASVSLSTGGMTHALWYASDDIAARLAEAQYTLGDGPCRIASILAAPVLADDLAGGPDARRWPVFAHQAVDLGVRAVFSLPLGAGGLTIGTLDLYSRNAGPLSERDTHAALLLRDAITFAVLKLPTRNGIPWGEGDEGVASWVEAAEADHAEVHQAVGMVMIQLSGSAEQALDRLRARAFAQGRSVTEVARDVVARSLRFRPEDDQEQ
- a CDS encoding GAF domain-containing protein translates to MDRDEQLAEAFVELADSLARDVDPVVLLDRLVGRVLEFSGADAAGVMVATLRGTLRTVAVTDEGTGLHELFELQAGEGPCLDCYRSDTAVDVPDLTSSEGRWPRMAPLAVRSGFRATHALPLRVNHQTIGAINLLCARPGGRSPAELRVAQALADVGAIALYQWSPESARPTDVLRQVEAALAAKSTVEIAQGMLAEYGDLPLADALAALRVYSRHNGGRLLDTAHALVGRSIDPHAVLTDQH